One window of the Dromaius novaehollandiae isolate bDroNov1 chromosome 25, bDroNov1.hap1, whole genome shotgun sequence genome contains the following:
- the ACTL9 gene encoding actin-like protein 9: MSALHRLHEDLPDPGSARDTSLPSSSSSEHIFQMRTGAVVIDIGTGSCKAGFAGQQKPISEISTLVAYSSEQSPGSEKARPHTFFREEALLHADIDIIGLMQSGTIINWEVAEILWQHMFCNELMVPPEEHALLITDPPLSPVTNREKMVELAFESLHSPGIYIASQSVLSVYAHGRTSGLVVDAGYAVTHTVPVHEGRSLPHAVEVMDIAGSHMTRYLMQLLRDSGYMLSERMTQVIEDIKHKCCYVASDFENECCLPKAIYTVDFPLPDGQTITLGKERFQCPELLFNPPQAHGIPYVGIHKMAQRSLNKAPEAVRENMYRNILLCGGSSLFEGLEKRFSSELLQEMPSNAKIRVSAIPLRRYSAWMGGSILASLTNFQSCWIRKEEYSEHGPCIVHQKCY, encoded by the coding sequence ATGTCTGCACTGCACAGACTGCATGAGGACCTCCCAGATCCAGGATCTGCAAGAGACACATCCTTACCTAGTTCCTCATCAAGCGAGCACATCTTTCAGATGAGAACTGGAGCTGTTGTGATAGATATTGGCACAGGGAGCTGTAAAGCAGGGTTTGCTGGACAACAGAAACCCATATCTGAAATCAGCACCTTGGTTGCCTATTCTTCAGAGCAATCCCCAGGATCAGAAAAGGCCAGGCCTCACACCTTCTTCAGGGAGGAAGCCTTGCTTCATGCCGATATCGACATTATTGGACTTATGCAGAGCGGCACCATCATCAACTGGGAGGTGGCCGAAATCCTGTGGCAGCACATGTTCTGCAACGAACTCATGGTACCCCCTGAGGAGCACGCTTTACTCATCACAGATCCCCCCCTGAGCCCTGTCACCAACCGAGAAAAGATGGTGGAGCTGGCATTTGAGTCGCTGCACTCCCCTGGCATTTACATTGCCTCGCAGTCCGTCCTCTCAGTATACGCCCATGGTCGAACCAGTGGTTTGGTCGTGGATGCAGGCTATGCCGTCACCCACACCGTGCCTGTCCACGAGGGTCGCAGCTTACCACACGCGGTCGAGGTAATGGATATTGCCGGATCCCACATGACGCGTTACCTGATGCAGCTTCTCAGGGACTCTGGGTACATGCTCAGTGAAAGGATGACCCAAGTCATAGAAGACATCAAACACAAATGCTGTTATGttgcttctgactttgaaaaTGAGTGCTGCCTCCCTAAGGCCATCTACACAGTGGATTTCCCCTTGCCCGATGGTCAGACCATCACTCTTGGGAAGGAGAGGTTCCAGTGCCCAGAGTTGCTCTTCAACCCCCCTCAGGCACATGGGATTCCTTATGTGGGCATACACAAGATGGCCCAGAGAAGTCTAAACAAAGCACCAGAAGCAGTCAGGGAAAATATGTACAGAAACATTCTCCTGTGTGGAGGGTCCTCTCTCTTTGAGGGGCTGGAGAAGAGGTTTTCCAGTGAACTCCTCCAAGAAATGCCCTCTAATGCCAAAATCAGAGTATCTGCCATCCCCCTGAGGAGATACTCTGCCTGGATGGGGGGGTCTATCCTCGCCTCCCTGACAAACTTCCAGTCATGCTGGATCCGAAAGGAGGAGTACAGTGAACATGGACCATGCATTGTCCATCAGAAATGCTACTGA